Proteins from one Stenotrophomonas aracearum genomic window:
- a CDS encoding methyl-accepting chemotaxis protein, whose product MSTSSETAKAGKLGSVGTNFWLGLLALSLIVFGLNTGVATWQGSRLAGASTGAADLQVLSQQLANQGREAVSGNAQAFTAFKDTKTRIESTVSSLQGRYGNETNVSGPLNQLTQTWEPLGKSAAQLVASEPAVLALAGNANNFVNGVPALQAQLNEVVRAMSAGGAPASQVYNALQQVVVVGSMARRVTEMRAGGGNAAAAGDALARDSVVFTQVLDALRNGNEELGIAPVRNAGALAALEQSQKQWDTMKQDADAILASSRQLFSAQSSAAALTAGSTKMLDDSKRLFEAFSSFGSVRDSRLFPNFWLGVISGALSLIAIIGFVSSTVRSRSREQELRYQTQVEFNSRNQQAIMRLLDEISSLGEGDLTVKASVTEDMTGAIADAINYAVDELRHLVTTINDTSAKVAVSTQETQATAMQLAEAAGHQANQITSASDRIGEIASSIEQVSRNSAESADVAQRSVVIAAEGAGVVRETIQGMDQIRDQIQETSKRIKRLGESSQEIGSIVELINDISEQTNILALNAAVQAASAGEAGRGFAVVADEVQRLAERTSGATRRIENLVQAIQADTNEAVSSMEQTTAEVVSGARLAEDAGTALTEIERVSNALNNLIKNISIAAQQQSSAASDITRTMGVIRQITGQTSQGAGQTAESIGHLAQLAADLRRSVADFKLPA is encoded by the coding sequence ATGAGTACTTCTTCGGAAACTGCCAAGGCCGGCAAGCTGGGCTCGGTGGGTACCAATTTCTGGCTGGGCCTGCTGGCCCTGTCGCTGATCGTGTTCGGTCTCAACACCGGCGTGGCCACCTGGCAGGGCAGTCGCCTGGCCGGCGCCAGCACCGGCGCGGCCGACCTGCAGGTGCTGTCCCAGCAGTTGGCCAACCAGGGTCGTGAAGCAGTCTCGGGCAACGCCCAGGCGTTCACCGCCTTCAAGGACACCAAGACCCGCATCGAAAGCACCGTGAGCAGCCTGCAGGGGCGCTACGGCAACGAAACCAACGTGTCCGGTCCGCTCAACCAGCTGACCCAGACCTGGGAGCCGCTCGGCAAGAGCGCCGCCCAGCTGGTCGCCAGCGAGCCGGCGGTCCTGGCCCTGGCCGGCAACGCCAACAACTTCGTCAACGGCGTCCCGGCGCTGCAGGCACAGCTGAACGAAGTGGTCCGCGCCATGTCGGCCGGCGGCGCTCCGGCGTCGCAGGTGTACAACGCGCTGCAGCAGGTCGTGGTGGTGGGCTCGATGGCCCGCCGCGTGACCGAAATGCGCGCCGGTGGCGGTAACGCCGCTGCCGCGGGCGACGCACTGGCCCGCGACTCGGTGGTGTTCACCCAGGTGCTGGACGCACTGCGCAACGGCAATGAAGAACTGGGTATTGCCCCGGTCCGCAACGCCGGCGCGCTCGCTGCGCTGGAGCAGTCGCAGAAGCAGTGGGACACCATGAAGCAGGACGCCGACGCGATCCTGGCCAGCTCGCGCCAGTTGTTCTCGGCGCAGTCCTCGGCTGCCGCGCTGACCGCCGGCTCGACCAAGATGCTGGACGACAGCAAGCGGCTGTTCGAAGCGTTCTCCTCGTTCGGCTCGGTGCGCGACTCGCGCCTGTTCCCGAACTTCTGGCTGGGCGTGATCTCCGGCGCGCTGTCGCTGATCGCCATCATCGGCTTCGTCAGCAGCACCGTGCGCAGCCGCTCGCGCGAACAGGAACTGCGTTACCAGACCCAGGTGGAGTTCAACAGCCGCAACCAGCAGGCGATCATGCGGCTGCTGGACGAAATCAGCTCGCTAGGTGAAGGCGACCTGACCGTGAAGGCCTCGGTGACCGAGGACATGACCGGCGCGATCGCCGACGCAATCAACTACGCCGTGGACGAACTGCGCCACCTGGTGACCACCATCAACGACACCTCGGCCAAGGTCGCCGTGTCCACCCAGGAAACCCAGGCAACCGCGATGCAGCTGGCCGAAGCGGCCGGCCACCAGGCCAACCAGATCACCTCCGCCTCCGACCGGATCGGCGAAATCGCGTCGAGCATCGAACAGGTGTCGCGCAACTCGGCCGAGTCGGCCGACGTGGCACAGCGCTCGGTGGTGATCGCCGCCGAGGGTGCCGGCGTGGTGCGCGAAACCATCCAGGGCATGGACCAGATCCGCGACCAGATCCAGGAAACCTCCAAGCGCATCAAGCGCCTCGGCGAGTCCTCGCAGGAAATCGGCTCGATCGTGGAACTGATCAACGACATTTCCGAGCAGACCAACATCCTGGCACTGAACGCGGCCGTGCAGGCCGCCTCGGCCGGTGAGGCCGGCCGTGGTTTCGCCGTGGTGGCCGACGAAGTGCAGCGCCTGGCAGAACGTACCTCCGGTGCGACCCGACGGATCGAAAACCTGGTCCAGGCCATTCAGGCCGATACCAACGAAGCGGTCAGCTCGATGGAGCAGACCACCGCCGAAGTGGTGTCCGGTGCACGCCTGGCCGAAGACGCCGGTACCGCGCTGACCGAAATCGAGCGCGTGTCCAACGCACTGAACAACCTCATCAAGAACATCTCGATCGCCGCCCAGCAGCAGTCCTCGGCCGCATCCGACATCACCCGCACCATGGGCGTGATCCGTCAGATTACCGGCCAGACCTCGCAGGGCGCGGGACAGACCGCCGAGTCGATCGGTCATTTGGCACAGCTGGCGGCCGACCTGCGCCGCTCGGTTGCCGACTTCAAGCTGCCGGCGTGA
- a CDS encoding chemotaxis protein CheW, with the protein MRSPFDILEAYERRSLAHAVQLPERQFAQDLWRGVGYRVGKRHLVSDFREVVEIVPMPPITPVPGAQPWLLGVGNLRGNLFPVVDLKYFMEGERTVQQEGQRVLIMRQAGGDVALTIDELFGQRSFELDQDTGTGELASGRYAHFVDRAFHGDGRDWGVFSLSLLSRTPEFRQAAA; encoded by the coding sequence ATGCGTTCTCCCTTCGACATCCTTGAAGCCTACGAACGGCGCAGCCTGGCCCATGCGGTGCAGCTGCCCGAGCGGCAGTTCGCCCAGGACCTGTGGCGCGGCGTCGGCTACCGGGTCGGCAAGCGCCACCTGGTGTCGGACTTCCGCGAAGTGGTGGAAATCGTCCCGATGCCGCCCATCACACCGGTGCCCGGCGCGCAGCCGTGGCTGCTGGGCGTGGGCAACCTGCGCGGCAACCTGTTCCCGGTGGTCGACCTGAAGTACTTCATGGAAGGCGAGCGCACCGTGCAGCAGGAAGGCCAGCGCGTGCTGATCATGCGCCAGGCCGGCGGCGACGTGGCCCTGACCATCGACGAACTGTTCGGCCAGCGCAGCTTCGAACTGGACCAGGACACCGGTACCGGTGAGCTGGCCAGCGGTCGCTACGCCCATTTCGTCGACCGCGCGTTCCATGGCGACGGCCGCGACTGGGGCGTGTTCTCGCTGTCGCTGCTGTCCCGTACCCCCGAATTCAGGCAGGCCGCGGCATGA
- a CDS encoding response regulator — MARIVLIEDSPTERAVMMKLLAGAGHEVLEAENAEQGLELVREHLPQLVLMDVVLPGMSGFQATRALSRDPATKAIPVIIISTKAMETDKAWGLRQGASDYIVKPPNEEFLIARINELVS, encoded by the coding sequence ATGGCTCGAATCGTTCTGATCGAGGACTCACCGACCGAACGGGCGGTGATGATGAAATTACTGGCCGGGGCCGGGCACGAAGTGCTCGAGGCCGAAAATGCTGAACAAGGTCTTGAACTCGTCCGTGAGCACCTGCCGCAGCTGGTGCTGATGGACGTGGTGCTGCCCGGCATGAGTGGCTTCCAGGCGACCCGCGCACTCAGTCGCGACCCGGCTACCAAGGCCATCCCGGTCATCATCATCAGCACCAAGGCGATGGAGACCGACAAGGCCTGGGGGCTTCGCCAGGGGGCTTCGGACTACATCGTCAAGCCGCCGAACGAAGAGTTTCTGATCGCCCGGATCAACGAACTGGTGTCCTGA
- the pilG gene encoding twitching motility response regulator PilG — protein MTENMAAGGELAGMRVMVIDDSKTIRRTAETLLKREGCEVVTATDGFEALAKIADQQPQIIFVDIMMPRLDGYQTCALIKNNQLFKKTPVIMLSSKDGLFDKARGRIVGSEQYLTKPFTREELLGAIRTYVNA, from the coding sequence ATGACTGAAAACATGGCTGCGGGTGGGGAACTCGCAGGAATGAGAGTCATGGTCATCGATGATTCGAAGACCATTCGACGCACCGCTGAAACACTGCTCAAGCGCGAAGGCTGCGAGGTGGTGACCGCGACCGATGGTTTCGAGGCCCTGGCCAAGATTGCCGACCAGCAGCCGCAGATCATCTTCGTGGACATCATGATGCCGCGGCTGGACGGCTATCAGACCTGCGCGCTGATCAAGAACAACCAGCTGTTCAAGAAGACACCGGTGATCATGCTGTCCTCCAAGGACGGCCTGTTCGACAAGGCGCGTGGGCGCATCGTGGGCTCGGAGCAGTACCTGACCAAGCCTTTCACGCGTGAAGAACTGCTGGGTGCCATCCGCACATACGTAAACGCCTGA
- the gshB gene encoding glutathione synthase, with translation MPLNVIVVMDPIAHIKIAKDTTFAMLLEAQRRGHALHYVSPGGLALRDGVAVARTAPLQVRDDKHDWFTLGEFSQTTFGPGQVVLMRKDPPVDAEFIYDTQVLGVAQQAGALVVNDPQGLRDFNEKLAALLFPQCCPPTLVSRRHADLKAFVLEHGQAVLKPLDGMGGRSIFRSGTGDANLNVILETLTDGERKLALAQKFIPDITAGDKRILLVDGEPVDYCLARIPQGDEFRGNLAAGGRGEGRPLSERDRWIAAQVGPEMKRRGMRFVGLDVIGDYLTEVNVTSPTCVRELDAQFGLNIAGTLFDAIEASLPR, from the coding sequence ATGCCGTTGAACGTCATCGTGGTGATGGACCCCATCGCCCACATCAAGATCGCCAAGGACACCACCTTCGCCATGCTGCTGGAAGCCCAGCGCCGTGGCCATGCCCTGCACTACGTCAGCCCCGGTGGGCTGGCCCTGCGCGACGGCGTGGCGGTGGCCCGGACCGCGCCGCTGCAGGTGCGCGACGACAAGCATGACTGGTTCACGTTGGGCGAATTCAGCCAGACCACGTTCGGCCCCGGCCAGGTCGTGCTGATGCGCAAGGACCCACCGGTGGATGCCGAATTCATCTACGACACCCAGGTGCTGGGCGTGGCCCAGCAGGCCGGTGCGCTGGTGGTCAACGACCCGCAGGGGCTGCGCGACTTCAACGAGAAGCTGGCCGCGCTGCTGTTCCCGCAGTGCTGCCCGCCGACCCTGGTCAGCCGCCGCCACGCCGACCTGAAGGCGTTCGTGCTCGAACACGGCCAGGCGGTGCTGAAGCCGCTGGACGGCATGGGCGGGCGTTCGATCTTCCGCAGCGGCACCGGCGACGCCAACCTCAATGTGATCCTGGAAACGCTGACCGACGGCGAGCGCAAGCTGGCCCTCGCGCAGAAATTCATTCCCGACATCACCGCCGGCGACAAGCGCATCCTGCTGGTCGACGGCGAGCCGGTGGACTACTGCCTGGCGCGCATTCCGCAGGGCGACGAGTTCCGCGGCAACCTGGCCGCCGGCGGTCGCGGCGAGGGCCGCCCGCTGAGCGAGCGCGACCGCTGGATCGCCGCCCAGGTCGGCCCGGAGATGAAGCGACGGGGCATGCGCTTCGTAGGCCTGGACGTGATCGGCGATTACCTGACCGAGGTGAACGTCACCAGCCCCACCTGCGTGCGCGAGCTGGATGCGCAGTTCGGGCTGAACATCGCCGGCACCCTGTTCGACGCGATCGAGGCCAGCCTGCCGCGATGA
- a CDS encoding energy transducer TonB family protein, which yields MVDPIVPLQARESQRLGATLALSVLVHALLILGVGFAVSDNAALVPTLDVIFSQTQTPLTPKQADFLAQANQQGGGDHDKAQRPRDNQTGIVPQPQAGLSPVPQQRQDAARPPPPQARVVASRNSPDQVAKAETQPLPENPQPDAAPTAREQRDAEMARLAAEVHLRSAQYAKRPNRKFVSASTREYAYANYLRAWVDRAERVGNLNYPDEARQRRLGGQVVITVGVRRDGSVESSRILRSSGTPLLDETALRVIRLAQPFPPLPKTDDGVDILQVTRTWVFLPGGELRDDR from the coding sequence GTGGTCGATCCGATAGTGCCGCTGCAGGCCCGCGAGTCGCAGCGCCTGGGCGCGACCCTGGCGCTGTCGGTGCTGGTGCATGCGCTGCTGATCCTGGGCGTGGGCTTTGCGGTGAGCGACAACGCCGCGCTGGTGCCGACCCTGGACGTGATCTTCAGCCAGACCCAGACCCCGCTGACGCCCAAGCAGGCCGACTTCCTGGCCCAGGCCAACCAGCAGGGCGGCGGCGACCACGACAAGGCGCAGCGCCCACGTGACAACCAGACTGGGATCGTGCCGCAGCCGCAGGCCGGGCTGTCGCCGGTGCCGCAGCAGCGCCAGGACGCCGCGCGTCCCCCGCCGCCGCAGGCGCGGGTGGTAGCCAGCCGCAACAGCCCCGACCAGGTGGCCAAGGCCGAGACCCAACCGCTGCCGGAGAATCCGCAGCCGGACGCGGCGCCCACCGCGCGCGAACAGCGCGATGCGGAAATGGCCCGGCTGGCGGCCGAAGTGCACCTGCGCTCGGCGCAGTACGCCAAGCGCCCGAACCGCAAGTTCGTATCGGCGAGTACGCGTGAATACGCCTACGCCAATTACCTGCGCGCCTGGGTCGACCGCGCCGAGCGCGTGGGCAATCTCAATTACCCCGACGAAGCGCGCCAGCGCCGGCTCGGCGGCCAGGTGGTGATCACCGTGGGCGTACGCCGCGACGGCAGCGTGGAAAGCAGCCGGATCCTGCGCAGCAGCGGCACCCCGCTGCTGGACGAAACCGCGCTGCGCGTGATCCGCCTGGCCCAGCCGTTCCCACCACTGCCCAAGACCGACGATGGGGTGGACATCCTGCAGGTGACGCGCACGTGGGTGTTCCTGCCGGGCGGGGAATTGCGCGACGACCGCTGA
- the tsaB gene encoding tRNA (adenosine(37)-N6)-threonylcarbamoyltransferase complex dimerization subunit type 1 TsaB has translation MNLLAFETATEACSVALYVDGQVRERFEVAPRRHAELSLPWAEQLLAEAGIARSQLDAIALGRGPGAFTGVRLAIAIAQGIALALDRPLLPVSTLQVLALRAPTEATHVLSSIDARMGEVYVARQVRADGQWQLQGEERVCAPEAVALPDGSRWYGVGTGFGAADGVLAARLAGQLDGVDAQALPRASDLLALAVPMFERGEGVAPELVEPAYLRNNVALTLVEQQAARAAKQG, from the coding sequence ATGAATCTGCTCGCCTTTGAAACCGCCACCGAAGCCTGTTCCGTTGCCCTGTACGTGGATGGGCAGGTGCGCGAGCGCTTTGAAGTCGCTCCGCGCCGGCACGCCGAACTGAGCCTGCCGTGGGCGGAGCAGCTGCTGGCTGAGGCCGGGATTGCCCGTTCGCAGCTGGACGCGATTGCGCTGGGCCGCGGCCCGGGCGCGTTCACCGGTGTGCGCCTGGCGATCGCCATCGCGCAGGGCATCGCGCTGGCCCTGGACCGTCCGCTGTTGCCAGTGTCCACCCTCCAGGTGCTGGCGCTGCGGGCGCCGACCGAGGCGACGCACGTGCTGAGCAGCATCGACGCGCGCATGGGCGAGGTGTACGTGGCGCGGCAGGTGCGCGCGGACGGGCAGTGGCAGCTGCAGGGCGAAGAGCGGGTGTGTGCCCCGGAGGCGGTGGCATTGCCGGACGGCAGCCGCTGGTATGGCGTGGGCACCGGGTTTGGTGCGGCCGACGGTGTGCTGGCTGCGCGGTTGGCTGGCCAGCTGGATGGGGTGGATGCGCAGGCCTTGCCGCGTGCGTCGGACCTGCTGGCGCTGGCGGTGCCGATGTTCGAGCGCGGGGAGGGCGTGGCGCCGGAGCTGGTGGAACCGGCCTACCTGCGCAACAACGTGGCGTTGACCCTCGTGGAGCAGCAGGCCGCGCGGGCGGCGAAACAGGGGTGA
- a CDS encoding ATP-dependent DNA helicase, protein MSRLAHASSEALSEGGTLASQLDAFVARPAQLRLTTAIADAFDQREVLLAEAGTGTGKTFAYLVPALLSGLKTIISTGTRALQDQLYHRDLPRVRAALGVGHSSALLKGRSNYLCRYRLQQARGEPRFTSPQEVAQFQRIVAWSGRTQHGDMAELEALPDDSPLYPMVTSTVDNCLGTECPFWQDCFVVQARQRAQAADVVVVNHHLLLADLALKQEGFGEILPGAQAFVIDEAHQLPELAANFFGEGFGMRPWQELARDCLAESRSVAGAQATLQAQAALLEQLLRDLRAAMDGLPSRGTQWRALAVPQVRDGFDAAMSALVGLRDALDGVREASPGLDACHARAVEAVSRLSRWLGDDAPMLDFEADPEHAPAPAEVLWYELTPRGFRCQRTPMDVSGPLREHRQRSMAAWVFTSATLTVDGQFDHIAQRLGLDDPITLLQPSPFDWARQALCYLPTDLPDPAARGFGTALIRALTPVLEASAGRAFLLFASHRALREAAEALRDAPWPLFVQGEAPRATLLQRFRESGNGVLLGSASFREGVDVVGDALSVVVIDKLPFAAPDDPVFEARLDAIRRDGGNPFRDEQLPQAVIALKQGVGRLIRSETDRGVLVLCDPRLVTRSYGRTFLDSLPPFRRTRALGDVQAFFAPQWVVGSAATAAEAVPAGDDFPTSLF, encoded by the coding sequence ATGTCCCGCCTTGCCCACGCCAGCAGTGAAGCCCTCAGCGAGGGCGGCACGCTCGCCAGCCAACTCGATGCCTTCGTTGCGCGCCCGGCACAGCTGCGCCTGACCACGGCGATCGCCGACGCCTTCGACCAACGCGAGGTGCTGCTGGCCGAGGCCGGGACCGGCACCGGCAAGACGTTTGCGTACCTGGTGCCGGCGCTGCTGTCCGGGCTGAAGACCATCATCTCCACCGGCACCCGCGCGCTGCAGGACCAGCTCTATCACCGCGACCTGCCACGCGTCCGCGCCGCGCTCGGGGTCGGGCACAGCAGTGCGCTGCTCAAGGGCCGTTCCAATTACCTGTGCCGGTACCGCCTGCAGCAGGCCCGAGGTGAGCCGCGCTTTACCTCGCCGCAGGAAGTGGCGCAGTTCCAGCGCATCGTGGCCTGGTCCGGGCGCACCCAACATGGCGACATGGCCGAACTGGAGGCGTTGCCGGACGATTCGCCGCTGTACCCGATGGTCACCTCCACCGTCGACAACTGCCTGGGCACCGAATGCCCGTTCTGGCAGGACTGCTTCGTGGTGCAGGCGCGCCAGCGGGCGCAGGCGGCCGACGTGGTGGTGGTCAACCACCATCTGCTGCTGGCCGACCTCGCGTTGAAGCAGGAAGGCTTCGGCGAGATCCTGCCGGGGGCGCAGGCGTTCGTGATCGACGAAGCGCACCAGCTGCCCGAGCTGGCCGCCAACTTCTTCGGCGAAGGTTTCGGCATGCGCCCGTGGCAGGAACTGGCGCGCGACTGCCTGGCTGAAAGCCGCAGCGTGGCTGGCGCGCAGGCCACGCTGCAGGCGCAGGCCGCACTCCTGGAGCAACTGCTGCGCGACCTGCGCGCGGCGATGGACGGGTTGCCGTCGCGCGGTACCCAATGGCGCGCGCTGGCGGTGCCGCAGGTGCGCGACGGTTTCGACGCGGCGATGAGCGCGCTGGTCGGGCTGCGGGATGCGCTGGACGGCGTGCGCGAGGCCTCGCCGGGCCTGGATGCCTGCCATGCGCGCGCGGTGGAAGCGGTCTCGCGGCTGTCGCGCTGGCTGGGCGACGATGCGCCGATGCTCGATTTCGAAGCCGACCCCGAGCACGCGCCGGCGCCGGCCGAAGTGCTGTGGTACGAACTCACCCCGCGCGGTTTCCGCTGCCAGCGCACGCCGATGGACGTGTCCGGACCGCTGCGCGAGCATCGCCAGCGCTCGATGGCGGCGTGGGTGTTCACCTCGGCGACGCTGACCGTGGACGGGCAGTTCGACCATATCGCGCAGCGGTTGGGACTGGACGATCCGATCACGCTGCTGCAGCCCAGTCCGTTCGACTGGGCGCGACAGGCGCTGTGCTACCTGCCGACCGACCTGCCGGATCCGGCCGCGCGTGGCTTCGGCACGGCGCTGATCCGTGCCTTGACTCCCGTGCTGGAGGCGTCGGCCGGCCGGGCGTTCCTGCTGTTCGCCTCGCACCGCGCGCTGCGCGAAGCGGCCGAAGCGCTGCGCGATGCGCCGTGGCCGCTGTTCGTGCAGGGCGAAGCGCCGCGCGCCACGCTGCTGCAGCGGTTCCGCGAATCCGGCAACGGCGTGTTGCTGGGCTCGGCCAGTTTCCGCGAAGGCGTGGACGTGGTCGGCGACGCGCTCAGCGTGGTGGTGATCGACAAGCTGCCGTTCGCCGCCCCCGACGACCCGGTGTTCGAAGCGCGGCTGGACGCGATCCGGCGCGACGGCGGCAACCCGTTCCGCGACGAACAGTTGCCGCAGGCGGTGATCGCGCTCAAGCAGGGGGTGGGGCGCCTGATCCGCAGCGAAACCGATCGCGGCGTGCTGGTCCTGTGCGACCCGCGCCTGGTCACCCGCAGTTACGGCCGCACCTTCCTGGATTCGCTGCCGCCGTTCCGCCGCACCCGCGCGCTCGGCGATGTGCAGGCCTTCTTTGCGCCACAATGGGTCGTCGGCTCGGCAGCGACGGCTGCCGAAGCCGTGCCTGCCGGCGATGACTTTCCTACTTCCCTGTTCTGA
- the mrcB gene encoding penicillin-binding protein 1B: MPRRYDSDDIDEFEDDTESHGPLWRRRLITWGMAAVALGLGFLIPYTVYLNTQVTQRFGELRWQIPTRVYARPLALAPGLAMDAQTLKTELAASAYRDDGTGKSPATFSQEGGRFVVSSRGYNDVDGKVAPRRIELSLSGGQIASLRDADSRKAIKAARLDPARIATLYGQKQEERRLVRLEETPELLVTGLQAVEDKDFNRHHGIDLSGIARAVWVTVRSGGQSRQGASTLTQQLARSGLLGIGKEQTVTRKFNEVLYALIMEARYDKRTILEAYLNQVYLGQRGSQAIHGMSSGAEFWFGRDLSSLNTEHIALLIGLVKGPSYYDPRRNPERALDRRNFVLGKLHENGLIDDAELQRALKAPLGVPKTPGLIAANRFPAYVDLVRRQLGHDYPESVLQGAGLSVMTGMAPSAQAYAEGSVTKTLKSLENKRRPELQAGLVLTDVHNGDVLAVVGSRDVSEPGFNRAIEAQRQVGSLLKPFVYLLALAQPDKYSLASFVDDSPVTVQLSRGKQWTPGNADNRSHGTVRLIDALAHSYNQATVRVGMQVGPERVTQLIHVLAGLKAESNPAVILGSTDQSPYAMAQLYQFLASGGEIQPLHAVRGVLDPQGKLLKRYDKTPAPAQEGDSIAANLISIGLQQVVSSGTAQRLNADGLSRLQAAGKTGTSNDGRDSWYAGYTGDHLAVVWMGNDQNAQTGLFGATGAMRVWSGIFSRLPSAPLKVSNKGLDWQPVEAGGTASTDESCPGARRLPFVVGYAPAYAPCVAPTALPEGEGGEGSEGGGWRSWFGLDKKPDAPAEPAQAAPAATSPAR; the protein is encoded by the coding sequence GTGCCCCGACGCTACGATTCCGACGACATCGACGAGTTCGAAGACGACACCGAAAGCCACGGTCCGCTGTGGCGCCGCCGCCTGATCACCTGGGGCATGGCCGCCGTGGCGCTGGGGCTGGGCTTCCTGATTCCCTACACGGTGTACCTGAACACCCAGGTCACCCAGCGTTTCGGTGAGCTGCGCTGGCAGATTCCCACCCGTGTGTACGCGCGGCCGCTGGCGCTGGCGCCGGGCCTGGCGATGGACGCGCAGACGCTAAAGACCGAACTGGCGGCCTCGGCCTACCGCGACGACGGCACCGGCAAGTCGCCGGCCACGTTCAGCCAGGAGGGCGGGCGTTTCGTCGTTTCCAGCCGCGGCTACAACGACGTGGACGGCAAGGTGGCACCGCGCCGGATCGAACTGAGCCTGTCCGGCGGGCAGATCGCCTCGCTGCGCGACGCCGACAGCCGCAAGGCGATCAAGGCCGCACGACTGGATCCGGCGCGCATCGCCACCCTGTACGGCCAGAAGCAGGAAGAACGCCGGCTGGTGCGGTTGGAAGAAACGCCCGAACTGCTGGTCACCGGCCTGCAGGCGGTGGAAGACAAGGACTTCAACCGCCACCACGGCATCGACCTGAGCGGCATCGCCCGCGCGGTGTGGGTCACCGTGCGCTCGGGCGGCCAGAGCCGGCAGGGCGCATCCACCCTGACCCAGCAGCTGGCGCGCAGCGGCCTGCTCGGGATCGGCAAGGAACAGACCGTCACCCGCAAGTTCAATGAAGTGCTGTACGCGCTGATCATGGAAGCGCGCTACGACAAGCGCACCATCCTCGAGGCTTACCTCAACCAGGTCTACCTCGGCCAGCGCGGCAGCCAGGCGATCCACGGCATGTCCTCCGGCGCCGAATTCTGGTTCGGCCGCGACCTGTCCTCGCTCAACACCGAGCACATCGCGCTGCTGATCGGGCTGGTCAAGGGGCCGTCATACTACGACCCGCGACGCAATCCCGAACGCGCGCTGGACCGTCGCAACTTCGTGCTCGGCAAGCTGCATGAGAACGGCCTGATCGACGACGCCGAGCTGCAGCGGGCGCTGAAGGCGCCGCTGGGCGTGCCCAAGACCCCGGGCCTGATCGCGGCCAACCGCTTCCCGGCCTATGTCGACCTGGTGCGCCGCCAGCTCGGCCACGACTACCCGGAATCGGTGCTGCAGGGCGCCGGGCTGAGCGTGATGACCGGCATGGCGCCGTCGGCGCAGGCCTATGCCGAAGGTTCGGTGACCAAGACCCTGAAGTCGCTGGAAAACAAGCGTCGCCCCGAGCTGCAGGCCGGCCTGGTGCTGACCGACGTGCACAACGGCGACGTGCTGGCCGTGGTCGGCAGCCGCGATGTATCCGAGCCGGGCTTCAACCGCGCCATCGAGGCGCAGCGCCAGGTCGGTTCGCTGCTCAAGCCGTTCGTGTACCTGCTGGCCCTGGCGCAGCCGGACAAATATTCGCTGGCCAGCTTCGTCGACGACTCGCCGGTCACCGTGCAGCTCAGCCGTGGCAAGCAGTGGACCCCGGGCAACGCGGACAACCGCAGCCATGGCACCGTGCGCCTGATCGACGCGCTCGCCCATTCCTACAACCAGGCCACCGTGCGCGTGGGCATGCAGGTGGGCCCGGAGCGGGTCACCCAGCTGATCCACGTGTTGGCCGGGCTGAAGGCCGAGAGCAATCCGGCGGTGATCCTGGGGTCGACCGACCAGAGCCCGTATGCGATGGCCCAGCTGTACCAGTTCCTGGCCTCGGGCGGCGAGATCCAGCCGCTGCATGCGGTGCGTGGCGTGCTCGACCCGCAGGGCAAGCTGCTCAAGCGCTACGACAAGACCCCGGCGCCGGCGCAGGAAGGCGACTCGATCGCCGCCAACCTGATCAGCATCGGCCTGCAGCAGGTGGTGTCCAGCGGCACCGCGCAGCGGCTCAATGCCGATGGCTTGTCGCGCCTGCAGGCGGCCGGCAAGACCGGTACCTCCAATGACGGCCGCGACAGCTGGTATGCCGGCTACACCGGCGACCACCTGGCCGTGGTCTGGATGGGCAACGACCAGAACGCGCAGACCGGGCTGTTCGGCGCCACCGGCGCGATGCGGGTGTGGTCGGGCATCTTCAGCCGCCTGCCCAGCGCGCCGTTGAAGGTCAGCAACAAGGGCCTGGACTGGCAGCCGGTGGAAGCGGGTGGCACCGCCTCGACCGACGAGTCCTGTCCCGGCGCGCGCCGGTTGCCGTTCGTGGTCGGCTACGCGCCGGCGTACGCGCCCTGCGTGGCCCCGACCGCGTTGCCGGAAGGCGAGGGCGGCGAGGGCAGCGAAGGCGGTGGTTGGCGCAGCTGGTTCGGGCTGGACAAGAAGCCCGACGCCCCGGCCGAACCGGCCCAGGCCGCACCCGCGGCTACTTCCCCCGCTCGATGA